A part of Paenibacillus sp. sptzw28 genomic DNA contains:
- the gcvPA gene encoding aminomethyl-transferring glycine dehydrogenase subunit GcvPA, protein MKHRYLPMTEQDQAEMLSTIGVDSVEQLFSDIPDEVRYDGVMEISDAMSEPALLKHMRSLSDRNADFDRYTSFLGAGIYDHHIPVVINHIISRSEFYTAYTPYQPEISQGELQAIFEFQSYICELTGMAVANASMYDGATALAEAAALASGATKRKQIIVSRSVHPEAREILLTSARGLNLDVIEVGCTNGVTDIGRLEAAISEETAAVVLQSPNFFGCIEDVRAIEPLVHSKKGLLVLSTNPLSLGLLESPGVLGADVVVGDAQPLGIPASLGGPTCGFFAVSEPLMRRIPGRIVGQTVDRDGKRGFVLTLQAREQHIRREKATSNICSNQALLALCASVYMSTMGKQGMHDVALLNVRKTHYAAGQMSSPDAAHPGLTTPFQAPFFNEFVVRLPESADVQAVNAKLLRAGYIGGYDLGAAYPELQGHMLIAVTERRTKDEIDSFIRELEEACI, encoded by the coding sequence ATGAAGCATCGATATTTGCCGATGACGGAGCAGGATCAAGCCGAAATGCTGAGCACAATCGGCGTGGACTCCGTCGAGCAGCTTTTTTCCGACATCCCGGATGAGGTCCGCTATGATGGCGTCATGGAAATCTCGGATGCGATGAGCGAGCCGGCCTTGCTTAAGCATATGCGGTCGCTATCGGACCGCAACGCCGATTTTGACCGGTACACGAGCTTTCTAGGGGCGGGAATTTATGATCATCATATCCCTGTCGTTATCAACCACATCATCTCGCGTTCCGAATTTTATACCGCATATACTCCCTATCAGCCTGAAATCAGCCAAGGCGAGCTTCAGGCGATTTTCGAATTTCAATCGTATATATGCGAATTGACCGGCATGGCGGTAGCCAATGCAAGCATGTACGACGGCGCCACCGCACTGGCGGAAGCGGCTGCCCTCGCAAGCGGCGCAACCAAGCGCAAACAAATAATCGTCTCCCGCAGCGTACATCCGGAGGCCCGGGAGATTCTGCTTACATCGGCACGCGGCTTAAATCTCGATGTGATCGAGGTCGGCTGCACGAACGGCGTTACTGATATCGGGAGGCTGGAAGCGGCTATATCGGAAGAAACCGCGGCGGTAGTGCTCCAAAGCCCGAATTTCTTCGGCTGCATTGAGGATGTCCGGGCCATCGAGCCCTTGGTCCATTCGAAGAAAGGCCTTCTCGTGCTGAGCACCAATCCGCTGTCGCTCGGGCTGCTTGAATCTCCCGGCGTGCTGGGCGCGGACGTAGTCGTCGGCGATGCGCAGCCGCTCGGCATCCCCGCTTCGCTCGGCGGACCGACATGCGGCTTCTTCGCCGTATCGGAGCCGCTTATGCGCCGCATTCCGGGACGAATCGTAGGGCAGACGGTCGATCGGGACGGCAAGCGCGGCTTTGTTCTGACGCTTCAGGCGCGTGAGCAGCATATCCGGCGGGAGAAGGCGACCTCGAATATTTGCTCCAATCAGGCGCTGCTTGCGCTTTGCGCTTCCGTCTATATGTCGACAATGGGTAAACAAGGAATGCATGACGTGGCACTTCTCAATGTGCGCAAAACGCACTACGCCGCCGGACAGATGAGCAGCCCGGACGCCGCACACCCGGGGCTGACAACGCCGTTCCAGGCCCCGTTCTTCAACGAATTCGTAGTTAGGCTGCCGGAATCCGCGGATGTTCAAGCCGTGAACGCCAAGCTGCTCCGGGCCGGTTATATCGGGGGCTATGATCTCGGGGCCGCTTACCCTGAGCTGCAGGGACACATGCTGATCGCCGTCACGGAACGAAGAACGAAGGATGAAATCGATTCATTCATCCGCGAACTGGAGGAGGCCTGTATATGA
- the gcvT gene encoding glycine cleavage system aminomethyltransferase GcvT — MNSLKRTPLFPFYADYPAARCIDFGGWELPVQFYGIQREHDAVRGQAGLFDVSHMGEFIVTGQSAEAFLQQMTTNDVTRLSPGQAQYTLMCYPEGGAVDDLLVYKLAADRFMLVVNASNIDKDLAWLRGHAAGGVQIENKSDETALLALQGPLAEAVLSRVTGAPVQSLSSFHFKDNIIICGVPALVSRTGYTGEDGFEIYAEAGKAGLIWTGLLDAGRSDGLIPAGLGARDTLRFEAKLPLYGQELSPDITPLEAGLGFFVKLDKGDFIGRDVLAAQKQAGVTRKLVGLELVDRGIPRPHYSVYADGSLIGEVTTGTQSPTLKRSLGLALIDAAYSALDTEVYVEIRGKMLKARIVKAPFYKNSPSTGKGAKT, encoded by the coding sequence ATGAACAGCCTGAAGCGCACGCCGCTTTTCCCGTTCTATGCCGATTACCCTGCCGCACGCTGCATCGACTTTGGCGGATGGGAGCTCCCCGTCCAGTTTTACGGCATTCAACGGGAGCATGATGCCGTACGCGGCCAAGCCGGATTGTTTGACGTATCGCATATGGGTGAATTTATCGTAACCGGCCAGTCCGCCGAAGCCTTCCTGCAGCAAATGACGACCAACGATGTGACACGTTTGTCTCCGGGCCAAGCCCAGTACACGCTGATGTGTTATCCCGAGGGCGGCGCGGTCGACGACCTGCTCGTTTATAAGCTGGCTGCAGACCGGTTCATGCTCGTGGTTAACGCATCCAATATTGATAAAGATCTGGCCTGGCTGCGCGGCCATGCAGCAGGCGGCGTTCAAATCGAGAATAAATCGGACGAGACTGCGCTTCTCGCACTCCAGGGCCCGCTGGCCGAAGCTGTCCTATCCCGTGTCACCGGTGCACCCGTGCAGTCGCTGTCATCTTTCCATTTTAAGGATAATATTATTATTTGCGGTGTTCCCGCACTCGTATCCCGTACCGGCTACACCGGCGAAGACGGTTTTGAAATTTATGCCGAGGCCGGCAAGGCCGGGCTCATATGGACAGGTCTGCTGGATGCGGGCAGGTCGGACGGTCTCATCCCGGCCGGGCTCGGGGCCCGCGATACGCTCCGCTTCGAAGCCAAGCTGCCTCTGTACGGACAGGAGCTCTCTCCTGATATTACTCCGCTTGAGGCGGGCCTTGGCTTCTTCGTCAAGCTGGACAAGGGTGATTTCATCGGCCGCGATGTGCTCGCCGCGCAGAAGCAGGCAGGTGTGACGCGTAAGCTTGTCGGCCTTGAGCTGGTCGATCGCGGCATTCCGCGGCCGCATTATTCCGTCTATGCCGACGGCTCCCTTATCGGCGAGGTCACGACCGGAACGCAGTCCCCGACGCTGAAGCGCAGCCTGGGACTTGCTCTGATCGATGCTGCATACAGCGCTCTTGATACGGAAGTGTACGTGGAAATACGCGGCAAAATGCTAAAGGCGCGTATCGTCAAAGCCCCTTTTTACAAAAACTCACCTTCAACCGGTAAAGGAGCGAAAACGTAA
- a CDS encoding MOSC domain-containing protein: MRKNLESQIGEVLSVSRNATHSFSKQTFEAIRLLAGLGVEADAHMGKSVKHRSRVAQNPNQPNLRQVHLLHSELFDELRDAGFHVEFGQLGENITTRGINLLGLPTGTKLYIGKIAVIEITGLRNPCVQIDNFQTGLLSAVLDHDQYGNLVRKAGVMGIVLTGGEVRAGDPIRVSLPAEPFRPLERV; encoded by the coding sequence ATGAGAAAGAATCTTGAATCCCAGATCGGAGAAGTTCTGTCAGTTAGCCGCAATGCAACGCATAGCTTTAGTAAACAGACTTTCGAGGCTATTAGGCTCCTCGCTGGTCTAGGAGTGGAAGCCGATGCACACATGGGAAAGAGCGTAAAGCATCGTTCACGCGTAGCACAAAATCCGAATCAACCGAACCTTCGCCAGGTTCACTTACTTCACTCGGAGTTATTCGACGAACTACGTGATGCAGGTTTTCACGTCGAGTTTGGGCAGTTAGGTGAAAACATTACAACGCGAGGGATAAATTTGCTCGGACTGCCAACAGGAACAAAGCTTTATATCGGTAAGATAGCAGTAATTGAAATTACGGGACTGCGCAATCCTTGTGTACAAATAGATAATTTCCAGACAGGGCTATTGAGTGCAGTTTTGGACCACGATCAATACGGAAACCTGGTCCGAAAGGCTGGAGTAATGGGTATAGTGTTAACTGGGGGAGAAGTCCGAGCCGGGGACCCAATCCGCGTTAGCCTGCCAGCGGAACCATTTCGCCCTCTCGAACGGGTCTGA
- the gcvH gene encoding glycine cleavage system protein GcvH produces MSEVRDGLAYSDEHEWVQSIEGNTVRIGITDYAQSQLGDIVFVEFPEPGTKVAAGDSMGTIESVKTVSELYCPVPGTVTKVNETLVDLPELINSEPYDGGWIVEVAVEGSVDDALKKLLTAEGYRAIAD; encoded by the coding sequence ATGAGTGAAGTTAGAGATGGGCTGGCATACAGCGACGAGCACGAATGGGTGCAATCGATTGAAGGTAACACAGTACGGATCGGCATTACCGATTATGCGCAAAGCCAGCTCGGCGACATCGTATTCGTCGAATTTCCGGAACCCGGAACGAAGGTCGCGGCAGGAGACAGCATGGGGACGATTGAATCGGTCAAGACCGTCTCGGAGCTGTACTGTCCAGTTCCCGGTACGGTAACGAAAGTGAATGAAACGTTGGTGGATTTACCGGAGCTGATCAACAGTGAACCGTACGATGGGGGCTGGATCGTCGAGGTGGCTGTGGAAGGCAGCGTTGACGATGCGCTTAAGAAGCTGCTGACCGCAGAGGGCTACCGCGCGATCGCCGATTAA
- a CDS encoding biotin/lipoate A/B protein ligase family protein — translation MQWRYIHTGSRPPAENMAIDEAMLIAHSEGGTPPTVRFYGWNPPTLSIGYFQRAEREVDLQMVRGRGVGFVRRATGGRAVLHDQELTYSIIVSESYPGVPKSVTEAYRVLSSGLLHGFRKLGLDAVMVGLAKTDGDSAGIPADVSSACFDSPSRYELVVEGRKIAGSAQMRSKGVILQHGSVLLDVDTDLLFDLLRFSSVRAKDRMKQSFKEKAAAINTCLAEKGKPPITIKDAEEAFRDGFAEGLDAELAEDEMTGYEQGLAQRLLEQKYSTDDWNFRR, via the coding sequence ATGCAGTGGAGATACATACATACCGGCAGCCGTCCTCCGGCTGAAAATATGGCTATCGACGAAGCGATGCTCATCGCCCACAGCGAGGGCGGAACGCCCCCGACAGTCCGGTTCTACGGGTGGAATCCGCCGACACTCTCGATCGGCTACTTTCAACGGGCGGAGCGCGAGGTTGATCTGCAAATGGTGCGCGGGCGCGGCGTAGGCTTTGTGCGGCGGGCGACCGGCGGACGGGCGGTGCTGCATGATCAAGAGCTTACGTACAGCATCATCGTTTCAGAGTCCTATCCCGGCGTCCCGAAGAGTGTAACGGAGGCTTACCGTGTGCTGAGCTCCGGGCTTTTGCACGGTTTCCGCAAACTGGGACTGGATGCGGTCATGGTCGGACTTGCAAAGACCGATGGTGATTCGGCAGGCATTCCCGCCGATGTTTCCTCCGCCTGCTTCGACTCCCCCTCCCGTTACGAGCTCGTCGTAGAGGGCCGCAAAATTGCCGGAAGCGCGCAAATGCGCTCCAAAGGCGTCATTTTGCAGCATGGTTCCGTTCTTCTCGATGTTGACACCGATCTGCTGTTCGATTTGCTGCGCTTTTCCAGCGTCAGGGCGAAGGACCGGATGAAGCAATCCTTCAAGGAGAAAGCCGCCGCCATAAACACTTGTCTGGCGGAGAAGGGGAAGCCGCCAATTACGATAAAAGATGCTGAAGAAGCGTTTCGTGACGGGTTTGCCGAAGGGCTTGACGCAGAGCTTGCCGAAGATGAAATGACCGGTTATGAGCAAGGACTTGCTCAGCGGCTCCTGGAGCAAAAATACAGTACGGACGATTGGAATTTCCGTCGTTAA
- a CDS encoding AraC family transcriptional regulator produces the protein MNNIAIKNEVDAMFSEIMHCSYSYHSEPFELGYPDGLHAYVFRLQTEGSCEALVEGKMQRIESGDLMLFKPGDSYQLNIYGHNTDQDNGGAGVSSGDYFVICRGLWVDEWWNRKERPRKAKVVADERLLSTWRALILEKRRFLEEDREMADYLLRALCLGLDRAMITQSALQGKSFIATRMKNFIDERAGEPFLIRDIAGHVKLSVSRTIHLFKECFGMTIIQYTHNVRLSMAMERMKFSTMTLEQIAETCGFGSYSYFYRVFRQKHGISPAEYRVTKL, from the coding sequence ATGAACAATATTGCTATTAAAAATGAGGTCGACGCCATGTTCTCTGAAATTATGCACTGCAGCTATTCCTATCATTCCGAACCTTTTGAACTCGGGTATCCTGACGGACTTCATGCTTATGTATTCCGCCTACAAACAGAAGGCTCATGCGAAGCGCTGGTAGAAGGCAAAATGCAGCGTATCGAATCCGGCGATTTAATGCTGTTCAAGCCCGGCGATTCGTACCAGCTTAACATTTACGGACATAACACAGATCAGGATAACGGAGGCGCCGGAGTGTCCAGCGGGGATTATTTTGTCATCTGCCGGGGACTTTGGGTGGATGAGTGGTGGAACCGAAAGGAACGTCCCCGGAAGGCAAAGGTCGTTGCCGATGAGAGACTGCTGTCGACCTGGCGGGCACTAATACTGGAGAAACGCCGGTTTCTGGAAGAGGACAGGGAAATGGCCGATTATTTGCTGCGCGCTCTCTGTCTCGGACTTGACCGGGCGATGATCACCCAGTCCGCGCTGCAAGGAAAATCGTTCATCGCCACAAGAATGAAAAATTTCATCGACGAACGGGCTGGCGAACCTTTCCTCATTCGGGATATTGCCGGCCATGTCAAGCTGAGCGTGTCGCGTACGATTCACCTGTTTAAGGAATGCTTCGGCATGACGATTATTCAATATACTCACAATGTCCGTTTGTCCATGGCAATGGAACGAATGAAGTTCAGTACGATGACGCTGGAGCAGATCGCCGAAACATGCGGATTCGGCAGCTACTCTTATTTCTACCGGGTATTCCGGCAAAAACACGGCATTTCTCCTGCCGAATATCGCGTGACGAAGCTTTAA
- a CDS encoding sugar phosphate isomerase/epimerase: MEGCQLTVKIGLQLYTVRDDTAADFPGTLRQIAAMGYQGVEFAGYGNASAEEMRDLLKELGLEAFGSHVSLQRLEENLDEEIAYLKTVGASYVICPYLTAEQLSGGEAFWRGLFKKFEGFGERLRKEGLQFAYHNHDFEFADKIDGEFVFDSMYSSVDADLLKVEMDIGWVQYAGQDPLAYIAKYKGRLPLLHLKDFRNGEPGARIDTVELGEGDLALHDIIGSAKQAEVDWLIVEQDTCANPPLESVRTSMKWLESNGYKA; encoded by the coding sequence ATGGAAGGATGTCAGCTAACAGTGAAAATCGGATTGCAATTGTATACCGTTCGCGATGACACAGCCGCAGATTTTCCCGGCACACTGCGCCAGATTGCTGCGATGGGCTATCAAGGGGTGGAATTCGCCGGATATGGTAACGCTTCTGCTGAAGAGATGCGCGATTTGTTGAAGGAGCTTGGACTGGAGGCATTCGGCAGCCATGTTAGCCTTCAGCGTCTGGAGGAAAATCTGGACGAGGAAATCGCCTACCTGAAAACGGTCGGCGCAAGCTATGTGATTTGTCCGTATTTGACGGCCGAGCAGCTTAGCGGCGGGGAAGCCTTCTGGCGCGGGCTGTTCAAGAAATTCGAAGGATTCGGGGAGCGGCTTCGGAAGGAAGGGCTTCAGTTTGCGTATCATAATCACGACTTTGAATTTGCGGACAAGATTGACGGCGAATTCGTATTCGATTCCATGTACAGCTCCGTTGATGCGGATTTGCTCAAAGTGGAGATGGACATCGGCTGGGTACAATATGCGGGGCAAGACCCTCTTGCCTACATCGCTAAATATAAGGGCCGTCTGCCGCTGCTTCACCTGAAGGATTTCCGCAATGGAGAGCCTGGGGCGCGAATCGATACCGTCGAACTGGGAGAAGGAGACTTGGCTCTTCACGATATTATCGGATCGGCCAAGCAGGCGGAAGTGGATTGGCTCATTGTAGAACAGGACACCTGTGCGAATCCTCCGCTGGAATCCGTTCGAACGAGTATGAAATGGCTGGAAAGCAACGGTTATAAAGCCTAA
- a CDS encoding Gfo/Idh/MocA family protein, with translation MDKIKVAVVGCGAIAQRRHIPEYAANPNVEFVAFCDPVTERAQKYANKYGAKAYSSYEDMLSEIKPDAVSVCTPNALHAPVAIAAAEAGAHVLVEKPMAASDAEAEAMIEAARSNNVFLMVGHNQRLMPPHVKAKELLQKGHLGRVLTFRTSFGHPGPEYWSVDGPGSWFFRKEEAVMGAMGDLGVHKSDLIRYLLDDEVAQVTGFIGTLDKKGTEVDDNATCLLRMRSGAIGTLVASWTYYKGEDNSTVLWCEKGVMKIGTDPHDQIIVELTNGSVERYNVGAISTNDKQETSGVVDAFINSLITNTPPSISGEEGRKSLAVILAAFESQETGRVINL, from the coding sequence ATGGACAAGATTAAGGTTGCGGTTGTCGGCTGCGGAGCTATTGCTCAAAGACGGCATATTCCGGAATATGCGGCTAATCCGAACGTGGAGTTTGTCGCTTTCTGCGATCCGGTGACGGAACGCGCGCAGAAATATGCGAATAAATACGGAGCGAAGGCTTATTCGAGTTATGAGGACATGCTGAGTGAAATTAAACCGGATGCGGTAAGTGTATGCACCCCGAATGCACTGCATGCCCCGGTTGCGATCGCAGCGGCAGAAGCCGGAGCGCATGTGCTCGTCGAGAAGCCGATGGCCGCCTCCGATGCGGAAGCGGAGGCTATGATCGAAGCCGCCCGCAGCAATAACGTCTTCCTGATGGTGGGCCATAACCAGCGGCTGATGCCGCCGCATGTCAAGGCGAAAGAGCTGCTGCAGAAGGGCCATCTCGGCAGGGTGCTGACATTCCGTACGTCCTTCGGCCACCCTGGACCCGAGTATTGGAGCGTAGACGGACCGGGAAGCTGGTTTTTCCGCAAGGAAGAAGCGGTTATGGGTGCGATGGGCGATTTGGGCGTGCACAAATCCGATTTGATCCGTTATTTGCTTGACGATGAAGTCGCCCAAGTAACCGGTTTTATCGGCACATTGGATAAGAAAGGCACGGAAGTGGACGATAACGCTACCTGTCTTCTCCGGATGAGAAGCGGCGCGATCGGCACGCTTGTGGCAAGCTGGACTTATTACAAGGGCGAGGATAACAGTACCGTACTTTGGTGCGAGAAGGGCGTCATGAAGATCGGCACTGATCCTCATGATCAAATCATAGTAGAGCTGACGAACGGATCGGTTGAACGATATAATGTCGGCGCAATCTCTACCAACGATAAACAGGAGACAAGCGGTGTCGTAGACGCATTTATCAACAGTCTGATCACGAACACGCCTCCTTCTATTTCAGGAGAAGAAGGCAGAAAGTCGCTGGCCGTAATTCTGGCCGCTTTCGAATCGCAGGAAACCGGCAGAGTGATCAATCTGTAA
- a CDS encoding sporulation protein, with the protein MFNRLLASIGIGAAQIDTLLEKTRYAPGETINGVVRIKGGSVEQRIEAISLSVMTEYLKESGDNKYYKHGEVARFHVSAPFMLQSGENREVPFSFVLPENTPLSIGRTPVWVKTELDIRGGVDPGDNDRIEVVPTPQIRTVFEALELLDFRLRKADCEHSYKHGGQLPFVQEFEFAPGGQFRGRLDELEVMFLGGSDGGLELLLQIDRRARGLSSFLSEALDMDESFVRIRLSGRELEAGPQGVAKLLADTIARYC; encoded by the coding sequence ATGTTTAACCGGTTATTAGCAAGCATTGGAATCGGAGCTGCGCAAATCGATACGCTTTTGGAGAAAACCCGGTACGCTCCGGGGGAAACTATCAACGGCGTCGTCCGGATCAAGGGCGGCAGTGTGGAGCAGCGAATCGAAGCGATCTCTTTGTCTGTCATGACGGAATATTTGAAGGAATCGGGCGACAATAAATATTATAAGCATGGCGAAGTCGCACGATTTCATGTAAGCGCTCCGTTCATGCTGCAGTCAGGCGAGAACCGTGAGGTTCCATTCAGTTTCGTTCTGCCGGAGAACACTCCGCTCTCGATCGGCAGAACGCCGGTCTGGGTAAAAACGGAACTGGATATCCGCGGAGGCGTTGACCCCGGTGACAACGACCGGATCGAGGTAGTCCCTACACCTCAGATTAGGACGGTATTTGAAGCGCTTGAGCTTCTTGACTTTCGGCTCCGCAAAGCCGACTGCGAGCATTCCTACAAGCACGGCGGACAGCTGCCGTTTGTCCAGGAGTTTGAGTTCGCGCCGGGCGGGCAGTTTCGCGGACGCTTGGATGAACTGGAGGTTATGTTCTTAGGCGGCAGCGATGGAGGACTGGAGCTGCTGCTGCAGATCGACCGCCGGGCACGGGGGCTTTCCAGCTTTCTCTCCGAGGCGCTCGACATGGATGAATCGTTCGTGCGCATTCGGCTGTCGGGCCGGGAGCTTGAGGCCGGTCCGCAGGGTGTCGCGAAGCTGCTTGCGGACACCATCGCACGCTATTGCTGA
- a CDS encoding HAD family hydrolase, translating to MTVKPQLVLDAGGVLVTNLSPLFWRELAGQAEVPYDRLYANYRREISESLWTGEIAEEEFWSWLSKQLPSADPGQARRLLAMNLKPLPALDKLNEWCRDIDIHLLSNHRIEWLSPIIDSIRPCLKSVTVSSTVGCSKPHPAIYECAVSNLASTRNVLFVDDQAKNFEQASILGWNTLLADPQGDWTEKVFSLLFGTASD from the coding sequence ATGACCGTCAAGCCACAGCTTGTCCTGGATGCCGGCGGTGTGCTGGTTACGAATTTAAGTCCTCTATTCTGGCGGGAGCTTGCCGGGCAGGCGGAAGTCCCCTATGACCGGTTGTATGCGAATTACAGGCGGGAGATAAGTGAGTCATTATGGACCGGAGAAATAGCGGAGGAGGAATTCTGGAGCTGGCTGAGCAAGCAATTGCCTTCAGCGGACCCCGGCCAAGCGCGCCGGTTGCTGGCCATGAATTTAAAGCCTTTGCCCGCTTTAGACAAGCTTAACGAATGGTGCCGGGACATCGATATCCATCTGTTGAGCAATCATCGGATCGAATGGCTTTCTCCGATTATAGATTCTATACGGCCCTGCTTAAAGAGCGTGACCGTCTCCAGCACGGTCGGCTGCTCCAAACCGCATCCGGCTATATATGAATGTGCTGTCTCCAATCTCGCTTCAACCCGAAACGTCCTGTTCGTTGACGATCAGGCGAAAAACTTTGAACAGGCCTCTATTCTAGGTTGGAACACATTGCTTGCGGATCCGCAAGGAGACTGGACCGAGAAGGTGTTTTCCCTCTTATTCGGGACGGCTTCGGACTAA
- the coaD gene encoding pantetheine-phosphate adenylyltransferase: MKAVYAGSFDPITLGHVSVIERAFKLFDTIHIVVANNREKQHLFSLEQRTDLVRRSIPEQLTERTVISPFEGIVADYINANGISAVIRGIRNATDLEYELQLEQYIRNTTDAETVYMSPYTQHMQTNSSLVRMFFRSGKHELASHYMVPGAYALALLYELGADNQ, encoded by the coding sequence ATGAAGGCCGTTTATGCGGGAAGCTTCGATCCGATCACGCTCGGTCACGTTTCGGTTATTGAACGTGCTTTCAAACTGTTTGATACGATTCACATCGTAGTGGCGAATAACCGCGAAAAGCAGCATTTGTTCTCGCTGGAGCAGCGTACGGATTTGGTCAGACGGTCCATTCCGGAGCAATTAACCGAACGAACCGTTATTTCCCCGTTTGAAGGAATTGTTGCGGATTACATTAATGCGAACGGAATAAGCGCCGTTATCCGGGGGATTCGCAATGCGACGGATTTGGAGTATGAGCTTCAGCTGGAACAATATATCCGAAACACGACAGATGCCGAAACGGTGTACATGTCTCCTTACACGCAGCATATGCAGACGAACAGCTCGCTTGTCCGAATGTTCTTCAGATCGGGCAAGCACGAGCTGGCGAGCCATTACATGGTACCGGGCGCTTACGCTCTGGCGTTACTTTACGAATTGGGGGCGGACAATCAATGA
- a CDS encoding MBL fold metallo-hydrolase: MNITVLGPWGAYPKAGEATAGYLLEHEGRCLLIDCGSGVLAQVQRYKRLDELDGVYISHKHHDHTADLGCLQYASLIDMDLGNRSQTLPIYYAAELDVDLTHKSMPGSEIRRIGDGETMRDGSLDFTFFKTFHEAYCLGLIIQFGKRKIVYTADTYFHESLIPHCADADVLIVETSFYKSIKDARKYGHMNSVEAGQLAKEAGVKKAVLTHLPHFGFVDRLASEFGEVYKGDIETAFCGMEIEIDI; encoded by the coding sequence ATGAATATAACGGTTCTTGGTCCATGGGGCGCATATCCGAAAGCAGGCGAAGCTACGGCGGGGTATTTGCTTGAGCATGAGGGCCGCTGCTTACTCATCGATTGCGGCAGCGGCGTGCTTGCGCAGGTGCAGAGGTATAAGCGGCTTGACGAGCTGGACGGCGTATACATTTCACATAAGCATCACGATCATACAGCCGACCTCGGTTGCCTTCAGTATGCAAGTTTAATCGATATGGATTTGGGCAATCGGAGTCAAACACTTCCGATTTATTATGCTGCCGAGCTGGACGTCGACTTAACCCATAAATCGATGCCGGGGTCCGAAATCCGCAGAATTGGTGACGGTGAAACGATGCGGGACGGCAGCCTGGATTTCACTTTTTTCAAGACGTTCCACGAGGCATATTGCCTGGGTTTGATAATACAGTTCGGGAAACGAAAGATTGTCTACACGGCGGATACGTATTTTCACGAGTCGCTTATTCCACACTGTGCGGATGCGGATGTGTTAATCGTGGAAACGTCTTTCTACAAAAGCATCAAGGATGCGAGAAAGTACGGCCATATGAACAGTGTCGAGGCTGGACAGCTGGCGAAGGAAGCGGGCGTGAAAAAGGCCGTTTTGACGCATTTGCCGCATTTCGGCTTTGTGGACCGGCTTGCCTCGGAATTCGGTGAAGTCTACAAAGGCGATATTGAGACCGCGTTTTGCGGTATGGAAATTGAGATCGATATATAA